In the genome of Nerophis ophidion isolate RoL-2023_Sa linkage group LG28, RoL_Noph_v1.0, whole genome shotgun sequence, the window cctgtgtagcctgttttaaaatggttctattagtAATTATATATGAAATAGAATTTCGCAAAATCTATTTTAAACCATATTGTTCATCCATACTAAAAAGTCCTGTCATCatggtttttgtttcttttcctgtgaataatgttgtaaagagcagcgtgtttgtgcgtcactgagatttcaagacagttcattcgataacttgtttttcctaagtgcatgtaaacatactgaatgcattgtgtgactgagcagagatggtgtgtttgtcttgcagacgtctgtgaagaacatcttcaccctgaacaacagaagtggagcttcaggatgcagacggaggagccacagcccttccacattaagaaggaagaggaatactcaCTGATTCCCcatttcaaagaggaagaggaggacccactgaaacCCCAATTTAAagaggaagcggtggatccactgagccctcacattaaggaggaagagatGGATCAACCtacaccccattttaaagaggaagaggaggacccactgacagcCGATTTTGAACACTGACACCCCTTTTCCAAGAGGAATTggtggatccactgacccctcacaacaaggaggaagaggtggatccgctgacccctcacattaaggacaaagaggaggacccactgacccctcacattaaagaggaagaggaagaacacagcatcagtcagcagggagagcatcttgaaggactggaggaggttgatgtcaccaagatgccagtgactggtgtccctgtgaagagtgaagatgatgaggtcaaaggtgaaagtgaggagaggggagggggggagcctccaagcagcagctcaacacaacacatgacaacagaagctgatggagaccactgtggaggatcacaagcagacaagctcttagctccactatcagatagtaaggacacaacgtcacactctcctgacactgatgatgaagactctaaagatgataagacatgtcacactgacaacactcacttcacatgttctcactgtgacaaaacttttaaatatcctagtgatttgaaaagacacatgagatcacacactggagaaaaacccttttcatGCACAGAATGTGGTAGAGATTTTAGACTAAAAGAAAtgatgaaagaacacatgagcatacgcactggagaaaaacctttttcatgttcaatctgcggtaaagattttactcaaaggccACATTTGAAAACCcacataatacacactggagaaaagcctttttcctgctcagaatgtggtaaaagttttggaaTAAATCGAAGtttaaaaatacacatgagaacacacactggagaaaaacctttttcatgttcaatctgtggtaaacaTTTTACTGAAAGGCAaagtttgaaaacacacatgacaatacacactggagaaaaaactttttcatGTTTAATCTGTGGTAAAAATGTTACTCATAGGCGAAATTTGAAatcacacatgacaatacacactggaggaaaacctttttcatggtcaatctgtggtaaaaattttactcaaaggcaatatttgaaaacacacatgagaatacacactggagaaaaaactttttcctgctcagaatgtggtaaaagttttgtatttaataaaaatgttaaagtacacatgagaacacacacgggagaaaagcctttttcatgttcaatttgcggtaaagattttactgaAAAGCcccatttcaaagcacacatgagaatacacactggagaaaaacatttttactgctcagaatgtggtaaaagcttTGTAATAAATCGaagtttaaaagtacatatgagaacacacactggagaaaaaccgttTACATGTTCAGTATGTGGAACAAGTTATATAGAAAGACAACAATTAAAAATACACATGATAAagcactctggtgaaaaaccatactcctgttcaagctgcaacaaaagcttttgtcacaaaaaaatattttacagtacacatgagaacacacacaggtgagaaagtgttgagttgcagtgtgtgtggtgaaatattctcttataagtaccagtgtaagaaacacaagtgtgctggtgagaacagcagcagcaaataaagatgcaggatttgaaataaaccgtCAACActtttaaatttgactttttaacaacatcagcacataaaacatgtgtgacatcattgttgtgtgtgtaacacaatcttgttaatatgattctaacatttatagattagatactTCAGggtagtgcttttatttcagtcaagtacatgagttaatatacacatttgtgtactttaaaatgaacagaacaatttgactgaaagggtgagaataaacagtacataaaatatgttatgtacaataaacattttatgtgtatatattcataatTCACTCTTATAcctattcataatagtgttttatatggTTTTGGAAATTATTGACGTGTTACAGTTTGTTTTCTAATTGTGGATtattccatagatgaactcctttatatgatgtacatttttgttttacatgagttcatacctttgcttttgagtacacataaatccctcttagttcatacttactggttcacatctgacacatcttctggaccacttctggaagcatattattatttaattatacatcatttgaacagttgtcttgtatacaattttaaaatgtgtcactttttgaatcatttgttgggtctctataatccattctatGAATTATTTTTATTACTCTTCTCTCTTGTGTAACatgaatattgttgtgtgattgttttatatgtatgtccccagacctttatgcaataaacaatgtatgcttcaactaaagTTGGTTACAATAAATATAGTTATTATTTGTGggtatgtattttattctatttattacCGCAgtcaattttttaaatgttttatttagatGACTTGATGTAGTTTTCAGCTTACTTCATTATCTGGACTAACTCAGCCTggaggatgtgtgtaatgttgagaTGTATTGAAGATGACTTGGTTTGTTTGTCAATTGTTCTATTTAAaaatgttgtcagatctcgcaaGAGAAGCAAGAAATCAGCTCTATTACTTCTTTTTCTTACTGGCAGTTTGCAGCCATGACTTGAAAAGTTCATACTGCCACCTACCAGACTGTAGAATGTAGTGTGGGCCATAGGACATAAGGAGGAAATCCTATTAAAAGcctgtggagggcagcaatacacctaaCATGTTCTACTTGTCTGTTGgaaatagaaagaagaagaagaacgagGAAAATGCAAGATGGCATTAGATGGAGAAAGTCTAAACGTGGGCAATGCCGTCCTGTATTTGTAATCAGTgcatatatgtgcacatatatgtcgTTTTATATACAGGTGcaggtcatattattagaatatcatggaaaagttgttttatttcagtaattatatttagaacgtgaaacttacatattatatcaattcattacacacatagtgatatatttgaaatgtttatttcttaaacttttgatgattagtactgacaattactgaaaatcccaaattcagaatctcagaaaattagaatattagttacaactagtaccaaaaaatatattttagaaatgtgggccaactgaaaagtatgaacatggaaagtttcagcatgtacggcaatcaatacgtagttgcagctccttttgcctgaattgctgcagcaatacggcgtggcatggagtccaccagtctgttgcactcctcaggtgttatgagaacCCAGGTTGCttcaatagtggccttcagctcttcagcattgttgggtctggcatctggcatcttccgcttcacaataccccataggttttctatggggttatgGTCAGgggagtttgcaggccaatcaagaacagggataccatggtccttaaaccaggtactggtagatttggcactgtgtgcaggtgccaagtcatgttggaaaatgaaatcttcaccttcaTAAAATTGATCCGCGgaaggcagcataaagtgttctaaaacttcctgggagactgctgcattgaccctagacctcaggaaacacagtggaccaacaccagcagatgacatggcaccccagaccattacccattgtggaaatttgacactggacttcaggcaacgtggattctgtgcctctcttgtcttcctccagactctgggaccttgatttcaaAAGGAgaaacaaaatttactttcatctgtaaaaaaaaacgttGGACCATTCAGCAGctgtccagtcctttttgtcttgagcccaggcgagacgcttttgatgttgtctcttattcaagagtggctttccacaaggaatgcgacagctgaagcccatttcttgcatacgtcggtgcgtggtttTTCTTGAAGcaactgactccagctgcagtccactctttgtggatctgccccacattttttaatcggttttgtttgacaatcctctccagggcgcggttatccctcttgcttgtacactttttttctaccgcatctttgtcttcccttcgcctctctattaatgtgcttggacacagagctctgggaacatccaacctctttggcaatgaccttttgtgtcttgccctccttctttaaagtatcaatggtcatcttttggacagttgtcaagtcagcagtcttccccatgattgtgtgtcacacagaatcaaaacgagagaccatttaaaggcttttccaggtgttttgagttagttagctaattagagtgtggcaccaggtgtcttcaatatctgaccttttcaccatattctaattttctgagatgttgaatttagggttttcattggttgtcagctataatcatctcctttttggcaaaaaaaaaaacacttgaaatgtatcagtctgtttggaatgaatgtatacattctacaagtttgactttctaaatggaattaatgaaataaatcaactttttcatgattttctaataatatgaccagcacctgtgtcAATTTTtgagattgtaaaaatgtaaaacacaaattatgatggataatat includes:
- the LOC133545592 gene encoding gastrula zinc finger protein XlCGF57.1-like, producing the protein MPVTGVPVKSEDDEVKGESEERGGGEPPSSSSTQHMTTEADGDHCGGSQADKLLAPLSDSKDTTSHSPDTDDEDSKDDKTCHTDNTHFTCSHCDKTFKYPSDLKRHMRSHTGEKPFSCTECGRDFRLKEMMKEHMSIRTGEKPFSCSICGKDFTQRPHLKTHIIHTGEKPFSCSECGKSFGINRSLKIHMRTHTGEKPFSCSICGKHFTERQSLKTHMTIHTGEKTFSCLICGKNVTHRRNLKSHMTIHTGGKPFSWSICGKNFTQRQYLKTHMRIHTGEKTFSCSECGKSFVFNKNVKVHMRTHTGEKPFSCSICGKDFTEKPHFKAHMRIHTGEKHFYCSECGKSFVINRSLKVHMRTHTGEKPFTCSVCGTSYIERQQLKIHMIKHSGEKPYSCSSCNKSFCHKKIFYSTHENTHR